One genomic segment of Novisyntrophococcus fermenticellae includes these proteins:
- the murA gene encoding UDP-N-acetylglucosamine 1-carboxyvinyltransferase — translation MTGAEALDLYQIEGGVPLNGEVQIQGSKNAVLPMMAASVLQKGCVCLKGCPDIADVQCMEQILQSIGARVWRIAGDLYVDCKEIDTGVIPGAYADKMRSSIILMGALLGRMGRIRVGRPGGCTIGERPINLHLSVLEALGVALEVEDGVIYARADRIKGGYYKFPKRSVGATENGILAAAAADGETVLENCAREPEIIHLCQFLRSMGANIVGEGSATIHIEGVKDLHETCFEVPADRIVAGTYLLACAVTRGNIRLTHAPIGEMQALLRVYKEMGGQYEVKGGKLIADSRHLNRPVPYLKTEEYPGFPTDLQSLLLTLCATIPGESRIEETIFEDRFKAALQIKHMGADVRVEGRVAVINGQNLHGATVKAEELRGGAALVLAGLGARGITRIGGICHIERGYQDICGDIRSLGGNISRQSTEEL, via the coding sequence TTGACGGGAGCAGAAGCATTGGACCTATACCAAATTGAAGGGGGAGTTCCTCTGAACGGAGAAGTGCAAATTCAAGGGTCAAAGAATGCGGTACTGCCCATGATGGCAGCTTCAGTTCTGCAAAAAGGCTGTGTTTGTTTGAAGGGCTGTCCGGATATAGCAGACGTGCAGTGTATGGAACAGATTCTGCAAAGTATTGGTGCCAGAGTCTGGAGAATAGCCGGTGATTTATATGTGGACTGCAAAGAAATAGATACAGGAGTAATACCGGGAGCGTATGCGGATAAGATGCGCTCCTCCATTATTTTAATGGGGGCATTACTGGGCAGGATGGGCAGAATCAGAGTTGGACGGCCCGGAGGCTGTACAATCGGGGAACGCCCTATCAATCTGCATCTTTCGGTGCTGGAGGCTCTGGGTGTAGCTCTGGAAGTGGAAGATGGAGTGATTTATGCCCGGGCTGACAGAATTAAAGGGGGATATTATAAGTTTCCGAAACGCAGTGTTGGTGCGACAGAAAATGGGATTCTGGCCGCGGCGGCAGCGGATGGTGAAACGGTTTTGGAGAACTGTGCAAGAGAGCCTGAAATCATACATCTATGTCAATTCCTGAGATCCATGGGGGCAAACATTGTGGGAGAGGGAAGTGCTACAATCCACATAGAAGGGGTTAAAGACCTCCACGAAACCTGCTTTGAGGTTCCCGCGGATCGGATTGTGGCGGGAACGTATCTGCTGGCTTGCGCAGTTACCAGGGGAAATATACGTCTGACCCATGCGCCGATCGGGGAAATGCAGGCGCTTCTCCGTGTATATAAGGAAATGGGTGGACAATATGAAGTAAAAGGTGGTAAACTTATAGCAGACAGCCGCCACCTGAACCGTCCCGTCCCTTATCTGAAGACTGAAGAATATCCGGGATTTCCCACGGATCTGCAGTCTTTGCTCTTAACACTATGTGCGACCATCCCGGGCGAAAGCAGGATTGAAGAGACTATATTTGAGGATCGCTTTAAAGCTGCCCTTCAGATTAAGCATATGGGTGCCGATGTCAGAGTAGAGGGACGTGTTGCTGTAATCAATGGGCAGAATTTACACGGAGCCACGGTTAAAGCAGAGGAGCTCAGAGGCGGTGCAGCCCTGGTTCTGGCCGGATTGGGAGCCAGAGGAATCACCAGGATCGGAGGTATCTGCCATATTGAAAGAGGATATCAGGATATATGCGGTGATATCCGCAGTCTTGGCGGGAATATCAGCAGGCAGAGTACGGAGGAGCTATGA